One Colius striatus isolate bColStr4 chromosome 7, bColStr4.1.hap1, whole genome shotgun sequence DNA segment encodes these proteins:
- the SYT12 gene encoding synaptotagmin-12 — protein MDHGHLGRYRLSPTSSPPRWEIGIYAAGALVLLGVAALNLWKLWRSGTYPAPSPFPNYDFRYLEQKYGATYSDAKHKRGAAPGSQRPLEKPSPSRRSSLRADDTFESINELGSLELMSKDLGLAHYGPLKKSISADSLSSISSIGNNFGQDFTVGQVEVSLEYDRRAAALHVTLLQGKDLLEKDDARFESCFMRISLLPAEQIVGISRVQRSAGAVAFDERFSVPLDPAALGDHALRFSAFGVDEDERSVSTGLAELRLSDLDLPARPFSAWLYLQDTNKALDTVGEILLSLSYLPTAERLTVVVVKAKNLVWSNGKATADPFVKVYLLQDGRKISKKKTAVKRDDTNPVFNEAMIFSVPAIVLQDLSLRVTVAECGEDGHADNTGHVLIGPAAGRTGVTHWNQMLATLRKPVSMWHPLRRN, from the exons ATGGACCACGGCCACCTCGGCAGATACCGCCTGAGCC ccaccagcagccccccaaGGTGGGAGATCGGCATCTACGCCGCCGGCGCCTTGGTGCTGCTCGGCGTGGCCGCCCTCAACCTCTGGAAGCTCTGGCGCTCCGGCACGTACCcggccccttcccccttccccaacTACGACTTCCGATACCTGGAGCAAAAGTACGGGGCGACGTATTCAGATGCCAAGCACAAG CGAGGGGCGGCCCCGGGCTCGCAGAGGCCGCTGGAGAAACCCTCCCCCAGCCGCAGGAGCAGCCTGAGGGCCGACGACACCTTCGAGAGCATCAACGAGCTGGGGAGCCTGGAGCTGATGAGCAAAGACCTGGGCTTGGCCCACTACGGCCCTCTGAAGAAATCCATCTCGGCCGACTCCCTCAGCTCCATCTCGTCCATCGGGAACAACTTCGGGCAGGACTTCACGGTGGGGCAGGTGGAGGTGTCGCTGGAGTACGACCGAAGGGCAGCCGCGCTGCACGTGACGCTGCTGCAGGGCAAGgacctgctggagaaggacGACGCTCGCTTCGAGTCCTGCTTCATGCGCATCAGCCTCCTCCCGGCCGAGCAGATCGTCGGCATCTCCCGG GTGCAGCGCAGCGCCGGTGCCGTGGCCTTTGACGAGCGCTTCTCGGTGCCGCTGGACCCCGCGGCGCTGGGTGACCACGCTCTGCGCTTCTCGGCCTTCGGCGTGGACGAGGACGAGCGCAGCGTCAGCACCGGGCTGGCCGAGCTCAGGCTGTCAGACCTGGACCTTCCGGCACGGCCCTTCAGCGCCTGGCTGTACCTGCAGGACACGAACAAG GCGCTGGACACGGTGGGGGAGATCCTGCTGTCCCTCAGCTACCTGCCCACGGCCGAGCGCCTGACGGTGGTGGTGGTCAAAGCCAAGAACCTCGTGTGGAGCAACGGCAAAGCGACCGCAG ATCCCTTCGTCAAGGTGTACCTGCTGCAGGACGGGAGGAAGATCAGCAAGAAGAAGACAGCGGTGAAGAGGGACGACACCAACCCCGTGTTCAACGAGGCCATGATCTTCTCGGTGCCAGCCATCGTGCTCCAG GATCTGTCCCTGCGGGTGACGGTGGCCGAGTGCGGCGAGGACGGCCACGCCGACAACACGGGACACGTGCTGATCGGCCCCGCGGCCGGCAGGACCGGCGTCACGCACTGGAACCAGATGCTGGCCACGCTCAGGAAGCCCGTCTCCATGTGGCACCCGCTCCGGAGGAACTAG